The following proteins come from a genomic window of Pyxidicoccus sp. MSG2:
- a CDS encoding cupin domain-containing protein, with the protein MKLLTATVGSLALLAPAFAQTNQRGAAKGAGAPPAASRENPQGLSITRSGSQPSSKGSAENFTGSVRVDPLFQANAPSRTSGAYVTFEPGARSAWHTHPLGQTLVVTAGFGRVQRWGGPIQELRPGDVVWTPPGEKHWHGASPNTAMTHIAIQENVDGKAVEWMEKVSDAQYLGRP; encoded by the coding sequence ATGAAACTGCTCACCGCGACCGTCGGGTCGCTCGCCCTGCTGGCTCCAGCGTTCGCCCAGACAAACCAACGAGGGGCCGCCAAGGGGGCGGGCGCCCCCCCGGCCGCGTCACGCGAGAACCCGCAGGGACTGAGCATCACGCGAAGCGGCTCGCAGCCCTCCAGCAAGGGCTCTGCCGAGAACTTCACTGGCTCCGTCCGCGTCGACCCCCTGTTCCAGGCGAACGCGCCCTCCCGCACCTCCGGCGCCTACGTCACGTTCGAGCCCGGTGCCCGCTCCGCGTGGCACACCCATCCGCTCGGGCAGACCCTGGTCGTAACGGCTGGCTTCGGCCGGGTACAGCGTTGGGGCGGACCCATCCAGGAGCTCCGGCCAGGGGATGTCGTCTGGACCCCGCCCGGTGAAAAACACTGGCATGGCGCCTCACCCAACACCGCGATGACCCATATCGCCATCCAGGAAAACGTCGACGGCAAGGCCGTCGAATGGATGGAGAAGGTCAGCGACGCTCAGTACCTCGGCCGGCCGTGA
- a CDS encoding aldo/keto reductase, producing the protein MQKRKLGKSNLEVSALGLGCMGLSFGYGPAVDKQQGIALIRAAVERGVTFFDTAEVYGPFTNEELVGEALAPFRKQVVIATKFGFKLDSNGRQAGMDSRPEHIKQVAEASLKRLKIDTIDLFYQHRVDPAVPIEDVAGAVKDLIQEGKVKHFGLSEPGAKTIRRAHAVLPVTAVQSEYSLWTRGPEAEVLPTLEELGIGFVPFSPLGKGFLTGKMNEQTSFNKSDFRNSLPRFKPEALKANQTLVELLGKVAERKKATPAQIALAWLLAQKPWIVPIPGTTKLNRLEENLEAANVELTPDDLGEITSAASKITVQGARYPEHLERTTGL; encoded by the coding sequence ATGCAGAAGCGCAAACTTGGAAAGAGCAATCTAGAAGTCTCGGCCCTCGGACTCGGCTGCATGGGATTGAGCTTTGGCTACGGCCCGGCCGTAGACAAGCAGCAGGGAATCGCCTTGATCCGGGCGGCCGTCGAGCGGGGCGTCACCTTCTTCGACACCGCCGAGGTCTACGGCCCGTTCACGAATGAAGAGCTCGTGGGCGAAGCCCTCGCTCCCTTCCGCAAGCAGGTGGTGATCGCCACCAAGTTCGGGTTCAAGCTCGACTCCAACGGGCGGCAGGCAGGGATGGACAGCCGGCCCGAGCACATCAAGCAGGTCGCCGAGGCCTCCCTCAAGCGACTCAAGATCGACACCATCGACTTGTTCTACCAGCACCGTGTCGACCCGGCCGTTCCAATCGAAGACGTCGCGGGAGCGGTGAAGGACCTGATCCAGGAAGGCAAGGTCAAGCACTTCGGCCTTTCCGAGCCTGGAGCAAAGACAATCCGGCGCGCCCACGCGGTCCTGCCGGTCACCGCGGTCCAGAGCGAATACTCGCTGTGGACACGAGGCCCGGAAGCAGAGGTGTTGCCGACCCTCGAAGAGCTCGGCATCGGGTTTGTTCCCTTCAGCCCTCTGGGCAAGGGCTTCCTGACGGGCAAGATGAACGAGCAGACCAGCTTCAACAAGAGTGACTTCCGCAACAGCCTTCCACGCTTCAAGCCCGAGGCACTCAAAGCCAATCAGACTCTCGTCGAGCTGCTGGGCAAGGTCGCGGAACGGAAGAAGGCGACCCCTGCCCAGATTGCTCTGGCATGGCTCCTTGCCCAGAAGCCGTGGATTGTCCCCATCCCGGGCACTACGAAGCTGAACCGCCTGGAGGAGAACCTCGAAGCAGCCAACGTCGAACTGACGCCTGACGACCTCGGTGAGATCACGAGCGCCGCCTCGAAGATCACCGTGCAGGGGGCTCGCTATCCCGAGCACCTTGAGAGAACGACCGGGCTCTGA
- a CDS encoding carboxypeptidase-like regulatory domain-containing protein — protein MSLSKFAAGKWLLLCGVLGGAVALGGACGSPEAEVELQAQESQSLIACNRVVGATTICGTVTNASGAAIAGAQVNLQGVLTTTASDGSFSVTSASLTPGAPLTISAVGYMPHVGAVTRDVLGARFTLQTLYRQTFSGGIVTVTDPRSGAGIRVDLGKLASTTGQTIVSPFTVGVRYIDTGLLAMPGADGAINLSGQPVFLETRGAIYTEVRDAAGRLLKLAAGTTAQAFIPIAGSMNASSPASIALWSMPVGSNQWRQQPATASKTTNPSRCTVGQAPACSADQCDPAATNRYTGNTNEIGFINADIEKVNPACIRIVLNAAALPPGTPLPVCLDLEIAIPGGGTQTRTVCVGDGTDVMYNLPPNANITVRQATGYGCPPPPSTSLVVNTGAPWGGTGVPAPAQCNGVLTLPPLP, from the coding sequence ATGTCGTTGTCCAAGTTCGCAGCAGGGAAGTGGTTGTTGTTGTGCGGAGTGCTGGGTGGGGCCGTGGCGCTGGGGGGCGCCTGTGGCTCGCCCGAAGCAGAGGTCGAGCTGCAAGCGCAGGAGTCACAGTCGCTCATCGCCTGTAATCGCGTCGTGGGCGCCACCACCATCTGCGGCACGGTCACCAACGCGTCGGGCGCGGCCATTGCCGGGGCGCAGGTGAATCTCCAGGGCGTCCTGACGACCACCGCCTCGGACGGCTCGTTCTCCGTCACCTCCGCGTCGCTGACTCCGGGCGCGCCGCTGACCATCAGCGCGGTGGGCTACATGCCGCACGTCGGCGCCGTCACGCGAGACGTCCTCGGGGCCCGCTTCACGTTGCAGACGCTGTACCGGCAGACCTTCTCGGGAGGCATTGTCACCGTCACGGACCCTCGCAGTGGCGCGGGCATCCGGGTGGACCTGGGCAAGCTGGCGAGCACCACCGGGCAGACCATCGTCTCGCCCTTCACGGTAGGCGTGCGCTACATCGACACGGGCCTGCTGGCGATGCCGGGGGCCGACGGTGCCATCAACCTGTCCGGCCAGCCTGTCTTCCTGGAGACGCGCGGCGCCATCTACACCGAGGTCCGTGACGCGGCAGGGCGCCTGCTCAAGCTCGCCGCCGGGACGACCGCCCAGGCGTTCATCCCCATCGCCGGGAGCATGAACGCGTCCTCTCCGGCGAGCATCGCCCTGTGGTCCATGCCCGTGGGCAGCAACCAGTGGCGCCAGCAGCCGGCCACGGCCTCGAAGACGACCAACCCGTCCCGGTGCACTGTCGGCCAGGCCCCCGCGTGCAGCGCGGACCAGTGCGACCCGGCCGCCACGAACCGCTACACGGGCAACACCAACGAGATTGGCTTCATCAACGCGGACATCGAGAAGGTCAACCCCGCGTGCATCCGGATCGTGCTGAACGCCGCCGCGCTGCCGCCCGGCACCCCGCTGCCCGTCTGCCTGGACCTGGAGATTGCCATTCCTGGCGGCGGCACGCAGACGCGCACCGTGTGCGTGGGGGACGGCACGGACGTCATGTACAACCTGCCCCCCAACGCCAACATCACCGTGCGCCAGGCGACGGGCTATGGCTGCCCGCCCCCGCCGAGCACCAGCCTGGTCGTCAACACGGGCGCTCCATGGGGCGGCACTGGCGTGCCCGCTCCGGCTCAGTGCAACGGCGTGCTGACGCTTCCGCCGCTGCCGTGA
- a CDS encoding carboxymuconolactone decarboxylase family protein, producing the protein MDNKKPVTAAQKALGDFAPKLVELTDDVLFGDVWERPQLSKRDRSLITCAALVATGKTEQMAFHFPRAIENGVTQEDLVELITHLAFYVGWPNAMSAISRAKELLAKSQP; encoded by the coding sequence ATGGATAATAAAAAGCCTGTCACCGCCGCACAGAAGGCCCTCGGCGACTTCGCGCCGAAGCTGGTCGAGCTCACTGACGACGTGCTGTTCGGCGACGTCTGGGAGCGGCCCCAGCTCTCCAAGCGCGACCGCAGCCTGATTACCTGCGCGGCGCTCGTGGCAACCGGCAAGACCGAGCAGATGGCCTTCCACTTCCCGCGAGCCATCGAAAACGGCGTGACGCAGGAGGATCTCGTCGAGCTCATCACCCACCTGGCGTTCTACGTCGGCTGGCCCAACGCCATGTCGGCCATCTCGCGCGCCAAGGAGCTGCTGGCGAAGAGTCAGCCCTGA
- a CDS encoding Na+/H+ antiporter, translating to MHVFEIIIALLLAGAGLTALSKRIGVPYPAMVALAGAGLALVPGTPTLVLDPELALTLFVAPVLLDAAFDSSPRDLWANWRTVAGLAIGAVGLTIAAVALVARLLVPDMPWAVAIALGAIVAPPDAAAATAVLKQLRPPHRLLVILEGESLFNDASALLVYRLAVGAALAGTMSPASAIPMLFVVTVGSVVLAFVLSSVVIRVTARIQDVSIAVVVQFCGTFAVWLLAERLHLSGILTVVVFAMVTSRRVADIIPARIRIPSYAVWEFAVFVLNVLAFILVGFQLKGILGRIDSRTLLEYSGIAAAVCTATIVARIAWVSAAAAFSRWWCSRPAPGRAPGHQDKVGLSRGAAAVVGWCGMRGIVTLAAALALPAGGADGAAFPYRDLILFTAFAVVLGTLVVQGMSLRPLMSMLRLEDDGSVEREVRLARVETLRAALSATSEQPGDGDEMSGLLRRRYEVMLRRAQAELAGGVSVPHGAATVEGPTPDADVAIVRRATSAERQRLLALRADGTIGDAAFQRVEQELDLEELDLQQLTPSADSGSAS from the coding sequence ATGCACGTCTTCGAGATCATCATCGCCCTGTTGCTCGCCGGTGCGGGCCTCACCGCGCTCTCCAAGCGCATCGGGGTCCCCTACCCCGCGATGGTGGCACTCGCCGGTGCGGGTCTGGCGCTCGTCCCCGGCACGCCGACGCTGGTCCTGGACCCTGAGCTCGCGCTCACGCTCTTCGTCGCGCCGGTGCTGCTGGACGCCGCGTTCGATTCATCCCCGCGTGACCTCTGGGCGAACTGGCGGACCGTCGCCGGCCTCGCCATCGGCGCCGTCGGGCTCACCATCGCCGCCGTCGCGCTGGTGGCCCGCCTGCTCGTGCCGGACATGCCCTGGGCCGTCGCCATCGCACTCGGCGCAATCGTGGCGCCTCCGGACGCGGCGGCCGCGACCGCCGTGCTCAAGCAGCTCCGCCCGCCGCATCGGCTCCTCGTCATCCTCGAGGGCGAGAGTCTGTTCAACGACGCGAGCGCGCTCCTGGTCTACCGCCTCGCCGTCGGGGCGGCGCTCGCGGGGACGATGTCGCCAGCGAGCGCCATCCCGATGCTCTTCGTCGTCACCGTGGGCAGCGTGGTGCTCGCGTTCGTGCTGTCGAGTGTGGTCATCCGGGTGACCGCGCGGATCCAGGACGTCTCCATCGCGGTCGTCGTCCAGTTCTGCGGGACGTTCGCCGTCTGGCTGCTCGCGGAGCGGCTCCACCTCTCCGGCATCCTCACCGTCGTCGTCTTCGCGATGGTGACCTCCCGCCGCGTCGCGGACATCATCCCGGCCCGCATCCGCATCCCGTCGTATGCGGTCTGGGAGTTCGCCGTCTTCGTGCTGAACGTGCTCGCCTTCATCCTCGTCGGCTTCCAGCTGAAGGGCATCCTGGGCCGCATCGACTCGCGCACGCTCCTCGAGTACTCCGGCATCGCGGCCGCGGTGTGCACCGCGACGATTGTCGCGCGCATCGCATGGGTGTCGGCCGCCGCTGCGTTCAGTCGCTGGTGGTGCAGTCGTCCGGCGCCGGGCCGCGCGCCCGGGCACCAGGACAAGGTGGGTCTGTCGAGGGGCGCCGCCGCGGTCGTCGGCTGGTGCGGCATGCGAGGAATCGTGACCCTCGCCGCGGCGCTCGCGCTTCCGGCCGGCGGGGCTGACGGGGCTGCGTTCCCCTACCGCGACCTGATTCTCTTCACCGCATTCGCCGTCGTGCTCGGGACGCTGGTCGTGCAGGGAATGTCGCTGCGGCCCCTCATGAGCATGCTCCGCCTCGAGGACGACGGCTCGGTGGAGCGGGAGGTCCGGCTCGCCCGTGTCGAGACGTTGCGCGCCGCGCTCTCGGCCACGTCCGAGCAGCCGGGCGACGGCGACGAGATGTCGGGGCTGCTGCGCCGCCGCTACGAGGTCATGCTCCGGCGAGCCCAGGCGGAGCTGGCCGGCGGCGTCAGCGTGCCGCACGGGGCTGCCACTGTTGAAGGTCCCACGCCCGACGCCGACGTGGCCATCGTGCGCAGGGCCACCTCGGCGGAGCGGCAGCGGCTCCTCGCGCTGCGGGCGGACGGCACCATCGGCGATGCGGCCTTCCAGCGCGTCGAGCAGGAGCTCGACCTGGAGGAGTTGGACCTGCAGCAGCTCACTCCGAGCGCCGATTCCGGCAGTGCTTCGTGA